A single window of Nocardioides kongjuensis DNA harbors:
- a CDS encoding LLM class F420-dependent oxidoreductase, whose protein sequence is MKLSMPLVYAGNPRESADQVVALEKAGLDTIWVAEPYGFDAPTLMGYLAAKTETVEIGAGILNVYSRTPGALLQTAAGLDNVSGGRAVLGLGASGPQVIEGFHGLPYDRPLTRTREVIEVLRAGLRGERLDFQGKTIQVPLPEGRGLGLGKPLKLLNRPERADLPIWVAALGDKNVAMTAEVADGWLPFLYYPEKAKEVWGESLAAGAAKRSAGLKPLEICAGGMVAIGEGPETKALLDFMRPLYALYVGGMGARDKNFYNQLACEYGFEKEAKEIQDLYLSGKKKEAEALVPLEWLEAGNLVGPASYVQERIAAFKESGVTNLSVSPASDDPAGTIAQVKEWVS, encoded by the coding sequence ATGAAGCTGTCGATGCCCCTCGTCTACGCGGGGAACCCGCGCGAGTCGGCCGACCAGGTCGTCGCTCTGGAGAAGGCCGGACTGGACACGATCTGGGTCGCCGAGCCGTACGGGTTCGATGCCCCCACGCTGATGGGCTACCTCGCCGCGAAGACCGAGACCGTCGAGATCGGCGCCGGCATCCTCAACGTCTACTCCCGCACCCCGGGCGCCCTGCTGCAGACCGCGGCCGGCCTCGACAACGTGTCGGGCGGCCGGGCGGTGCTCGGCCTCGGCGCGTCCGGCCCGCAGGTCATCGAGGGCTTCCACGGCCTGCCGTACGACCGCCCGCTGACCCGCACCCGCGAGGTGATCGAGGTGCTCCGGGCCGGCCTGCGCGGCGAGCGCCTCGACTTCCAGGGCAAGACGATCCAGGTCCCCCTCCCCGAGGGCCGGGGCCTCGGGCTCGGCAAGCCGCTCAAGCTGCTCAACCGCCCCGAGCGCGCCGACCTGCCGATCTGGGTCGCGGCGCTGGGCGACAAGAACGTCGCGATGACCGCGGAGGTGGCGGACGGCTGGCTGCCCTTCCTCTACTACCCCGAGAAGGCGAAGGAGGTCTGGGGCGAGTCGCTCGCGGCCGGCGCGGCGAAGCGCTCGGCCGGGCTGAAGCCGCTCGAGATCTGCGCCGGCGGCATGGTCGCGATCGGCGAGGGCCCCGAGACCAAGGCACTGCTCGACTTCATGCGCCCCCTCTACGCCCTGTACGTCGGCGGCATGGGCGCGCGCGACAAGAACTTCTACAACCAGCTCGCCTGCGAGTACGGCTTCGAGAAGGAGGCCAAGGAGATCCAGGACCTCTACCTGTCGGGCAAGAAGAAGGAGGCCGAGGCGCTGGTCCCGCTGGAGTGGCTCGAGGCCGGCAACCTGGTCGGCCCGGCGTCGTACGTCCAGGAGCGGATCGCCGCCTTCAAGGAGTCCGGCGTGACCAACCTGTCCGTCTCGCCGGCGTCCGACGACCCGGCCGGCACCATCGCACAGGTCAAGGAGTGGGTGAGCTGA